A region from the Acanthopagrus latus isolate v.2019 chromosome 8, fAcaLat1.1, whole genome shotgun sequence genome encodes:
- the glg1a gene encoding Golgi apparatus protein 1 isoform X1, with protein MADCIRVPLLLLLMCILSSVHPIQGENNIVAKLAAKDNNPQNPAGGPGPVAVIPGAAERNLGAGASLTRRRSTGWKLAEEAVCREDLTRLCPKHSWNNNLAVLECLQDKKEETEIAAECNHLLWNYKLNLTTDPKFESVAVEVCKTTISEIKECAAEELGKGYLVSCLVDHRGNISDYQCNQYITKMTSIVFSDYRLICGFMDKCREDINALHCGSISTGEKDIHSQGEVIACLEKGLVREAEEQPGAHAIKEDCKKSIMRVAELSSDDFHLDRYLYFACREDRERFCENTLAGEGRVYKCLFNHKFEEALSERCREALTTRQKLIAQDYKVSYSLAKACKSDLRKYRCSADSNMPRAREARLSYLLLCLESAVHRGRVVSGECQGEMMDYRRMLMEDFSLSPEIVLHCRSEIEGHCSGLHRKGRTLHCLMRVGRGDMGAIDPNCQRALQTLIQEADPGADYRIDRALNEACESVIQTACKHIRNGDPMILSCLMEHLYTEKMVEDCEHRLLELQYFIARDWKLDPILYKKCQGDAARLCHTHGWNETSEMMPPGAIFSCLYRHAYRSVEQGRRLPSGAPEAENPSLTLSRDCKVEVQRILHQRALDVKLDPELQRRCMTDLGKWCSEKTEAGQELECLQDHLEDLVSDCREVVGNLTELESEDIQIEALLMRACEPVIQTHCHEVADNQIDTGDLMDCLVQNKHQKEMNEKCSVGVTHFQLIQIKDFRFSYKFKTACKEDVLKLCPNIKKKVDVVICLSTTVRNDTLQDAKEQRVSVKCRKQLRVEEVEMSEDIRLEPELYDSCKQDINRLCQNVAFGNAQVIECLKENKRQLTQRCHQRIFKLQEVEMVDPELDYQLMRVCKHMIRRFCTESEGKNVLQCLKQNKNSELMDPKCKQMITKRQITQNTDYRLNPVLRKACKADIPKFCQPILNKATADSELEGQVISCLKLKYADQRLSPDCEDQIRVILQESALDYRLDPQLQIHCTQEISRLCPEEAAAQEQTGQVEECLKVNLLKIKQEGCKKEVLNMLKESKADIFVDPVLHTACALDIKHQCAAIPPGKGRQMSCLMEALQDKRVRLQPECKKRLQDRIDMWSYAAKVAPADGFSDLAMQVMTSPSKNYILTVIGAGVALLFLMGLLCGRFTKRVTQELKDR; from the exons ATGGCGGACTGTATACGTgttcctctgctcctgctcctgatgtgcatcTTGTCGTCTGTGCATCCAATTCAAGGAGAAAACAACATCGTCGCCAAGCTTGCTGCTAAAGATAATAACCCGCAGAATCCAGCCGGAGGTCCGGGGCCGGTCGCGGTGATCCCGGGAGCCGCTGAGAGGAACCTGGGCGCTGGGGCCTCGCTGACTCGGAGGCGCTCTACCGGCTGGAAGTTGGCTGAGGAGGCGGTGTGCAGGGAGGACCTGACCCGGCTTTGCCCCAAACATTCGTGGAACAACAACCTGGCGGTGCTCGAGTGTCTCCAGGACAAGAAAGAG gaAACTGAGATTGCTGCCGAGTGCAACCAT CTGCTGTGGAACTACAAGCTGAACCTGACCACCGACCCAAAGTTTGAGTCTGTAGCCGTCGAGGTCTGCAAGACCACCATCTCTGAG ATTAAAGAATGTGCTGCGGAGGAGCTGGGGAAGGGCTATCTGGTGTCCTGCCTGGTGGACCACCGAGGCAACATCAGCGACTACCAGTGTAACCAGTACATCACCAAGATGACCAGCATCGTCTTCAGTGACTACCGGCTGATCTGCGGCTTCATGGATAAGTGCCGCGAAGACATCAACGCTCTGCACTGTGGCAGCATCAGCActggagagaag gACATCCACTCTCAGGGCGAAGTGATCGCCTGTCTGGAGAAAGGTTTGGTGCGGGAGGCCGAGGAGCAGCCGGGGGCGCACGCCATCAAAGAGGACTGTAAAAAGTCCATCATGAGAGTCGCCGAGCTCTCTTCAGACGACTTCCACCTGGACCGCTACCTCTACTTCGCCTGCCGGGAGGACAGAGAGCGCTTCTGTGAAAAC ACTCTGGCTGGAGAGGGACGAGTTTACAAATGTCTGTTCAATCACAAGTTTGAGGAGGCGTTGTCTGAGCGG TGCCGTGAGGCGCTGACCACCAGGCAGAAGCTGATCGCTCAGGACTACAAGGTGAGCTACTCACTGGCCAAAGCCTGCAAGTCTGACCTGAGGAAATACCGCTGCAGCGCCGACTCCAACATGCCCCGAGCTCGAGAAGCTCGTCTGTCCtacctgctgctctgtctggaGTCGGCTGTGCACAGAG GTCGTGTGGTCAGTGGTGAGTGTCAGGGTGAGATGATGGACTACAGACGGATGCTGATGGAGGATTTCTCTCTGAGTCCGGAGATCGTGCTGCACTGTCGCAGCGAGATCGAGGGTCACTGCTCCGGTCTGCACCGCAAAGGACGAACGCTGCACTGCCTGATGAGGGTCGGCCGAGGAGACATGGGAGCCATCGACCCCAACTGTCAGCGGGCG CTCCAGACTCTGATCCAGGAAGCCGACCCCGGAGCCGACTACCGCATCGACCGAGCGCTCAATGAGGCCTGCGAGTCCGTCATCCAGACCGCCTGCAAACACATCCGCAATGGAGACCCCAT GATTCTGTCCTGTCTGATGGAGCATCTGTACACTGAGAAGATGGTGGAGGACTGTGAACAcagactgctggagctgcagtaCTTCATTGCCAGAGACTGGAA GTTGGATCCCATCCTGTATAAGAAATGTCAGGGCGACGCCGCTCGGCTCTGCCACACTCACGGCTGGAACGAGACCAGCGAAATGATGCCACCCGGTGCCATTTTCTCCTGCCTGTACCGCCACGCCTACCGCTCCGTGGAGCAGGGACGAAGG CTCCCCAGTGGGGCGCCTGAAGCAGAAAACCCCAGTTTGACT CTCTCCAGGGACTGTAaggtggaggtgcagaggattctccaccagagggcgctgGATGTAAAGCTGGACCCGGAGCTCCAGAGACGATGTATGACCGACCTGGGGAAGTGGTGCAGCGAGAAGACGGAGGCTGGGCAGGAGCTGGAGTGTCTGCAGGATCACCTGGAGGATCTGgtgtctgactgcagagaggtgGTGGGAAACCTGACGGAGCTGGAGTCAGAG GATATTCAGATCGAGGCGCTGCTGATGAGAGCCTGTGAACCCGTCATCCAGACCCACTGCCAT GAGGTGGCTGATAATCAGATCGACACCGGTGACCTGATGGACTGTTTGGTTCAGAACAAACACCAGAAGGAGATGAATGAGAAGTGTTCGGTGGGAGTGACACACTTCCAGCTG ATCCAGATCAAAGATTTCCGTTTCTCCTACAAGTTCAAGACGGCCTGCAAGGAGGACGTCCTCAAACTGTGTCCCAATATCAAGAAGAa GGTGGATGTCGTGATCTGTCTCAGCACAACGGTGAGGAACGACACCTTGCAGGACGCCAAGGAGCAGCGAGTGTCCGTCAAGTGTCGTAAACAGCTgcgggtggaggaggtggagatg TCCGAGGACATCCGCCTGGAGCCTGAGCTGTACGACTCCTGTAAGCAAGACATCAACAGACTGTGTCAGAACGTGGCCTTCGGCAACGCACAG GTCATCGAGTGTCTGAAGGAGAACAAGCGTCAGCTGACTCAGCGCTGCCACCAGCGGATCTTCaagctgcaggaggtggagatggTTGATCCCGAACTGGACTACCAGCTGATGAGAGTCTGCAAGCACATGATCAGG cggTTCTGCACAGAGTCCGAAGGAAAGAACGTTCTACAGTGtctgaaacagaacaaaaacagcgAGCTGATGGATCCTAAATGCAAACAGATGATCACCAAGAGACAGATCACCCAgaacacag ACTACAGGCTGAACCCGGTGCTGAGGAAGGCGTGTAAAGCCGACATCCCCAAGTTCTGTCAGCCCATCCTGAACAAGGCGACGGCCGACAGCGAGCTGGAGGGTCAAGTCATCTCCTGCCTCAAACTCAAATACGCAGACCAG CGTTTGTCTCCGGACTGCGAGGATCAAATCCGGGTCATCCTGCAGGAGTCGGCGCTGGACTACAGACTGGACCCTCAGCTGCAGATCCACTGCACACAGGAG ATTTCCAGACTGTGTCCggaggaagcagcagctcaggagCAGACGGGGCAGGTGGAGGAGTGTCTGAAGGTGAACCTGCTGAAGATCAAACAGGAAGGATGCAAGAAG GAGGTGTTGAACATGCTGAAGGAGAGTAAGGCGGACATCTTTGTCGACCCCGTCCTCCACACAGCCTGCGCGCTGGACATCAAACACCAGTGTGCAGCCATCCCACCTGGCAAAGGCCGCC AGATGTCGTGCCTGATGGAGGCGCTGCAGGACAAACGTGTTCGTCTGCAGCCGGAGTGCAAGAAGAGACTTCAGGATCGCATCGACATGTGGAGCTACGCTGCCAAG gtgGCTCCTGCTGATGGTTTCTCAGACCTGGCCATGCAGGTGATGACATCACCGTCCAAGAACTACATCCTGACTGTGATTGGTGCAGGTGTGGCGCTGCTCTTCCTGATGGGCCTGCTCTGTGGAAGGTTCACCAAACGCGTCACTCAGGAGCTGAAGGACAGGTAG
- the glg1a gene encoding Golgi apparatus protein 1 isoform X2: MADCIRVPLLLLLMCILSSVHPIQGENNIVAKLAAKDNNPQNPAGGPGPVAVIPGAAERNLGAGASLTRRRSTGWKLAEEAVCREDLTRLCPKHSWNNNLAVLECLQDKKEETEIAAECNHLLWNYKLNLTTDPKFESVAVEVCKTTISEIKECAAEELGKGYLVSCLVDHRGNISDYQCNQYITKMTSIVFSDYRLICGFMDKCREDINALHCGSISTGEKDIHSQGEVIACLEKGLVREAEEQPGAHAIKEDCKKSIMRVAELSSDDFHLDRYLYFACREDRERFCENTLAGEGRVYKCLFNHKFEEALSERCREALTTRQKLIAQDYKVSYSLAKACKSDLRKYRCSADSNMPRAREARLSYLLLCLESAVHRGRVVSGECQGEMMDYRRMLMEDFSLSPEIVLHCRSEIEGHCSGLHRKGRTLHCLMRVGRGDMGAIDPNCQRALQTLIQEADPGADYRIDRALNEACESVIQTACKHIRNGDPMILSCLMEHLYTEKMVEDCEHRLLELQYFIARDWKLDPILYKKCQGDAARLCHTHGWNETSEMMPPGAIFSCLYRHAYRSVEQGRRLSRDCKVEVQRILHQRALDVKLDPELQRRCMTDLGKWCSEKTEAGQELECLQDHLEDLVSDCREVVGNLTELESEDIQIEALLMRACEPVIQTHCHEVADNQIDTGDLMDCLVQNKHQKEMNEKCSVGVTHFQLIQIKDFRFSYKFKTACKEDVLKLCPNIKKKVDVVICLSTTVRNDTLQDAKEQRVSVKCRKQLRVEEVEMSEDIRLEPELYDSCKQDINRLCQNVAFGNAQVIECLKENKRQLTQRCHQRIFKLQEVEMVDPELDYQLMRVCKHMIRRFCTESEGKNVLQCLKQNKNSELMDPKCKQMITKRQITQNTDYRLNPVLRKACKADIPKFCQPILNKATADSELEGQVISCLKLKYADQRLSPDCEDQIRVILQESALDYRLDPQLQIHCTQEISRLCPEEAAAQEQTGQVEECLKVNLLKIKQEGCKKEVLNMLKESKADIFVDPVLHTACALDIKHQCAAIPPGKGRQMSCLMEALQDKRVRLQPECKKRLQDRIDMWSYAAKVAPADGFSDLAMQVMTSPSKNYILTVIGAGVALLFLMGLLCGRFTKRVTQELKDR, translated from the exons ATGGCGGACTGTATACGTgttcctctgctcctgctcctgatgtgcatcTTGTCGTCTGTGCATCCAATTCAAGGAGAAAACAACATCGTCGCCAAGCTTGCTGCTAAAGATAATAACCCGCAGAATCCAGCCGGAGGTCCGGGGCCGGTCGCGGTGATCCCGGGAGCCGCTGAGAGGAACCTGGGCGCTGGGGCCTCGCTGACTCGGAGGCGCTCTACCGGCTGGAAGTTGGCTGAGGAGGCGGTGTGCAGGGAGGACCTGACCCGGCTTTGCCCCAAACATTCGTGGAACAACAACCTGGCGGTGCTCGAGTGTCTCCAGGACAAGAAAGAG gaAACTGAGATTGCTGCCGAGTGCAACCAT CTGCTGTGGAACTACAAGCTGAACCTGACCACCGACCCAAAGTTTGAGTCTGTAGCCGTCGAGGTCTGCAAGACCACCATCTCTGAG ATTAAAGAATGTGCTGCGGAGGAGCTGGGGAAGGGCTATCTGGTGTCCTGCCTGGTGGACCACCGAGGCAACATCAGCGACTACCAGTGTAACCAGTACATCACCAAGATGACCAGCATCGTCTTCAGTGACTACCGGCTGATCTGCGGCTTCATGGATAAGTGCCGCGAAGACATCAACGCTCTGCACTGTGGCAGCATCAGCActggagagaag gACATCCACTCTCAGGGCGAAGTGATCGCCTGTCTGGAGAAAGGTTTGGTGCGGGAGGCCGAGGAGCAGCCGGGGGCGCACGCCATCAAAGAGGACTGTAAAAAGTCCATCATGAGAGTCGCCGAGCTCTCTTCAGACGACTTCCACCTGGACCGCTACCTCTACTTCGCCTGCCGGGAGGACAGAGAGCGCTTCTGTGAAAAC ACTCTGGCTGGAGAGGGACGAGTTTACAAATGTCTGTTCAATCACAAGTTTGAGGAGGCGTTGTCTGAGCGG TGCCGTGAGGCGCTGACCACCAGGCAGAAGCTGATCGCTCAGGACTACAAGGTGAGCTACTCACTGGCCAAAGCCTGCAAGTCTGACCTGAGGAAATACCGCTGCAGCGCCGACTCCAACATGCCCCGAGCTCGAGAAGCTCGTCTGTCCtacctgctgctctgtctggaGTCGGCTGTGCACAGAG GTCGTGTGGTCAGTGGTGAGTGTCAGGGTGAGATGATGGACTACAGACGGATGCTGATGGAGGATTTCTCTCTGAGTCCGGAGATCGTGCTGCACTGTCGCAGCGAGATCGAGGGTCACTGCTCCGGTCTGCACCGCAAAGGACGAACGCTGCACTGCCTGATGAGGGTCGGCCGAGGAGACATGGGAGCCATCGACCCCAACTGTCAGCGGGCG CTCCAGACTCTGATCCAGGAAGCCGACCCCGGAGCCGACTACCGCATCGACCGAGCGCTCAATGAGGCCTGCGAGTCCGTCATCCAGACCGCCTGCAAACACATCCGCAATGGAGACCCCAT GATTCTGTCCTGTCTGATGGAGCATCTGTACACTGAGAAGATGGTGGAGGACTGTGAACAcagactgctggagctgcagtaCTTCATTGCCAGAGACTGGAA GTTGGATCCCATCCTGTATAAGAAATGTCAGGGCGACGCCGCTCGGCTCTGCCACACTCACGGCTGGAACGAGACCAGCGAAATGATGCCACCCGGTGCCATTTTCTCCTGCCTGTACCGCCACGCCTACCGCTCCGTGGAGCAGGGACGAAGG CTCTCCAGGGACTGTAaggtggaggtgcagaggattctccaccagagggcgctgGATGTAAAGCTGGACCCGGAGCTCCAGAGACGATGTATGACCGACCTGGGGAAGTGGTGCAGCGAGAAGACGGAGGCTGGGCAGGAGCTGGAGTGTCTGCAGGATCACCTGGAGGATCTGgtgtctgactgcagagaggtgGTGGGAAACCTGACGGAGCTGGAGTCAGAG GATATTCAGATCGAGGCGCTGCTGATGAGAGCCTGTGAACCCGTCATCCAGACCCACTGCCAT GAGGTGGCTGATAATCAGATCGACACCGGTGACCTGATGGACTGTTTGGTTCAGAACAAACACCAGAAGGAGATGAATGAGAAGTGTTCGGTGGGAGTGACACACTTCCAGCTG ATCCAGATCAAAGATTTCCGTTTCTCCTACAAGTTCAAGACGGCCTGCAAGGAGGACGTCCTCAAACTGTGTCCCAATATCAAGAAGAa GGTGGATGTCGTGATCTGTCTCAGCACAACGGTGAGGAACGACACCTTGCAGGACGCCAAGGAGCAGCGAGTGTCCGTCAAGTGTCGTAAACAGCTgcgggtggaggaggtggagatg TCCGAGGACATCCGCCTGGAGCCTGAGCTGTACGACTCCTGTAAGCAAGACATCAACAGACTGTGTCAGAACGTGGCCTTCGGCAACGCACAG GTCATCGAGTGTCTGAAGGAGAACAAGCGTCAGCTGACTCAGCGCTGCCACCAGCGGATCTTCaagctgcaggaggtggagatggTTGATCCCGAACTGGACTACCAGCTGATGAGAGTCTGCAAGCACATGATCAGG cggTTCTGCACAGAGTCCGAAGGAAAGAACGTTCTACAGTGtctgaaacagaacaaaaacagcgAGCTGATGGATCCTAAATGCAAACAGATGATCACCAAGAGACAGATCACCCAgaacacag ACTACAGGCTGAACCCGGTGCTGAGGAAGGCGTGTAAAGCCGACATCCCCAAGTTCTGTCAGCCCATCCTGAACAAGGCGACGGCCGACAGCGAGCTGGAGGGTCAAGTCATCTCCTGCCTCAAACTCAAATACGCAGACCAG CGTTTGTCTCCGGACTGCGAGGATCAAATCCGGGTCATCCTGCAGGAGTCGGCGCTGGACTACAGACTGGACCCTCAGCTGCAGATCCACTGCACACAGGAG ATTTCCAGACTGTGTCCggaggaagcagcagctcaggagCAGACGGGGCAGGTGGAGGAGTGTCTGAAGGTGAACCTGCTGAAGATCAAACAGGAAGGATGCAAGAAG GAGGTGTTGAACATGCTGAAGGAGAGTAAGGCGGACATCTTTGTCGACCCCGTCCTCCACACAGCCTGCGCGCTGGACATCAAACACCAGTGTGCAGCCATCCCACCTGGCAAAGGCCGCC AGATGTCGTGCCTGATGGAGGCGCTGCAGGACAAACGTGTTCGTCTGCAGCCGGAGTGCAAGAAGAGACTTCAGGATCGCATCGACATGTGGAGCTACGCTGCCAAG gtgGCTCCTGCTGATGGTTTCTCAGACCTGGCCATGCAGGTGATGACATCACCGTCCAAGAACTACATCCTGACTGTGATTGGTGCAGGTGTGGCGCTGCTCTTCCTGATGGGCCTGCTCTGTGGAAGGTTCACCAAACGCGTCACTCAGGAGCTGAAGGACAGGTAG